From Chryseobacterium sp. IHB B 17019, one genomic window encodes:
- a CDS encoding GNAT family N-acetyltransferase has translation MIIRPATKIDIPFIVDAIINIERTGNTDTFSNLFGTDEVTTRYYLEQFLLDDESLNTEFSLNTYSIVEIDGENAGCCCLFYTDSEYYQNKSELFPIHLKKEHLQKFVENAKALPDTKQYSTHKYFLEYLYVDDKFRGKGVSKVILEYLFAKTDVLYLIPLVNNTFAIDYYRRFGFVEDENIKTFPIDTPENKIYPGTHKIMLYKRNEKVN, from the coding sequence ATGATCATAAGACCTGCTACAAAAATTGACATCCCATTCATTGTTGATGCTATCATTAATATTGAAAGAACTGGAAATACAGATACTTTCAGTAATTTATTCGGTACAGATGAAGTAACAACCAGATATTACCTGGAGCAATTTTTGCTTGATGATGAAAGTCTGAATACAGAGTTTTCTTTAAATACTTACTCCATTGTAGAGATTGATGGAGAAAACGCAGGCTGCTGCTGTCTTTTTTATACAGATTCAGAGTATTATCAGAATAAAAGCGAGCTCTTTCCCATTCATTTAAAGAAAGAACATCTGCAAAAATTTGTAGAAAATGCAAAAGCTCTTCCTGATACAAAACAGTATTCCACACACAAATATTTTCTTGAATATCTTTATGTAGACGACAAATTCAGGGGAAAAGGTGTTTCAAAAGTAATCTTAGAATACCTATTTGCAAAGACCGATGTTCTTTACCTTATTCCTTTGGTCAACAATACTTTTGCGATAGATTATTACAGAAGATTCGGGTTCGTAGAAGATGAAAATATAAAAACATTTCCTATAGATACTCCGGAAAATAAAATTTACCCGGGAACTCATAAGATCATGCTTTATAAAAGAAACGAAAAAGTTAATTAA
- a CDS encoding acyl carrier protein yields MKIEQFCELLQQELNEETAITPETNFKELESYGSLSAVLVMKLVEDQFDTEINPRSFRNINTVNDIADAIGREKFN; encoded by the coding sequence ATGAAGATCGAACAATTTTGTGAACTGCTACAACAAGAACTTAACGAAGAAACAGCCATCACTCCGGAAACTAATTTCAAGGAACTAGAAAGCTACGGATCTTTATCTGCTGTTTTGGTAATGAAACTTGTTGAAGACCAGTTTGATACAGAAATCAACCCAAGAAGCTTCAGAAATATCAATACGGTGAATGATATTGCAGATGCCATCGGAAGAGAAAAATTTAATTAA
- a CDS encoding acyltransferase, giving the protein MMIYKILNKLFTSFQDFQHAVYLKTCIQNGLKLGKNVVARNGVSFGSEPFLVEIGDDSRIGAGVTFVTHAGTTVNIRKLEGYEEVRNFGHIKVGKNCAIGSNSTILQNVEIGDNCILGANSVLSESMPEHTVYAGNPAKYVCEIEDYADVLKKTTVEYPLELEKDRKKLNQWLIKNLPVKFKTAR; this is encoded by the coding sequence ATGATGATATATAAAATTTTAAATAAATTATTCACCTCATTCCAGGATTTCCAACACGCGGTTTATCTAAAAACATGCATTCAAAATGGCCTAAAGCTGGGAAAGAATGTAGTTGCCAGAAATGGTGTTTCTTTTGGTTCAGAACCATTTTTAGTTGAGATTGGAGATGATTCAAGAATTGGTGCGGGAGTAACTTTTGTAACCCATGCCGGAACCACCGTAAATATCAGAAAGCTAGAAGGCTATGAGGAAGTACGAAATTTTGGACATATAAAAGTCGGTAAAAACTGTGCAATTGGCAGCAATTCAACCATATTACAAAATGTTGAAATCGGAGACAACTGCATTTTGGGAGCTAACTCTGTTTTATCAGAATCCATGCCGGAACACACTGTTTATGCCGGAAATCCCGCAAAATACGTTTGTGAAATCGAGGATTACGCTGATGTATTGAAAAAGACCACTGTAGAATATCCTCTTGAATTGGAAAAAGACAGGAAAAAATTAAACCAATGGTTGATTAAAAATTTACCTGTGAAATTCAAAACTGCAAGATAG
- a CDS encoding glycosyltransferase, translating into MVSEKKKILIRIGSLRHGGAEKVLVTFLKNLPKDKYEIDLLLNLYSGKYLPEVPDWITILHLNKGEMITTNRPHEIPKKAARVIYQGALKKFPNLLYKGKLKNKQYDIEFAAIHGMRDEILGSPIKSSKKVVWIHNDLSQVKGYTTDEIRKFFGFDKIMVISEKIEQLFHSLAKNEAEKQKIVKIYNPLDTEEFIKKADQPVLNYEFDKNIPTFISVGTVFPQKGFDRLLKVHKKLLDEGFQHKILIVGDGYDFENIKKLKSDLGVDETATMLGFTDNPYPYFKNADFYILSSRYEGFPTVLFEAITLKKKIISTEVSGASEMLKDGELGLIIENSEDGIYEGMKKALSQPGSFEKYSEKLKDYEMPFNLENSVGKITSILDEL; encoded by the coding sequence ATAGTGTCAGAAAAAAAGAAAATCCTCATCCGTATCGGTTCACTGCGTCATGGCGGTGCAGAAAAAGTTTTAGTCACTTTTTTGAAAAATCTTCCAAAAGACAAATATGAAATTGATTTGCTTTTAAATCTTTATTCCGGAAAATATTTGCCGGAAGTCCCGGATTGGATTACTATTTTACATTTAAATAAAGGTGAAATGATCACTACAAACCGCCCCCACGAAATTCCTAAAAAGGCGGCAAGAGTGATCTATCAGGGAGCATTAAAAAAGTTCCCAAACCTTCTCTACAAAGGGAAATTAAAGAACAAACAATACGATATCGAATTCGCTGCCATCCACGGAATGCGTGACGAAATTCTGGGTTCCCCCATAAAAAGCTCAAAAAAAGTGGTTTGGATCCACAATGATCTTTCCCAGGTGAAAGGCTACACCACTGATGAAATCAGGAAATTTTTCGGATTTGATAAAATCATGGTCATTTCAGAAAAAATTGAACAGCTCTTTCACAGCTTGGCTAAAAATGAAGCGGAAAAACAGAAAATTGTAAAAATTTACAATCCATTAGATACGGAAGAATTCATTAAAAAAGCGGATCAACCCGTTTTGAATTATGAGTTTGATAAAAACATTCCGACCTTTATTTCCGTAGGAACTGTTTTCCCCCAAAAAGGCTTCGACAGGTTATTAAAGGTCCACAAAAAGCTTTTGGATGAAGGTTTTCAGCATAAAATCCTCATCGTTGGTGACGGCTACGATTTTGAAAATATTAAAAAATTAAAATCAGATCTTGGTGTAGATGAAACTGCGACAATGCTTGGTTTTACAGACAATCCATATCCTTATTTCAAAAATGCTGATTTCTATATTTTAAGTTCGAGATATGAAGGTTTTCCAACGGTATTATTTGAAGCTATTACCTTAAAAAAGAAAATAATTTCCACTGAAGTTTCCGGAGCCAGTGAAATGTTGAAAGACGGCGAATTAGGCTTAATTATAGAAAATTCTGAAGACGGAATCTATGAAGGAATGAAAAAAGCACTATCACAACCAGGTTCTTTTGAAAAATATTCAGAAAAACTGAAAGACTACGAAATGCCTTTCAACCTTGAAAATTCAGTCGGTAAAATAACTTCTATTTTAGATGAATTATAA
- a CDS encoding serine acetyltransferase: MAEQYSTLQKDFYRESGKWLSTFEIWAKCVNPNLHFIYILRQTQKYKKKSLVGLFWRLVLRRHQIKYGFQIYPETQIGEGFYLGHWGSLVINPNAKIGKNCNIAQGVTIGQQNRGKNAGFPVIGDEVWIGTNAVIVGGITIGNNVLVGPNSYVNFDVPADSVVIGNPASIFPNTTATDGYINNKV; this comes from the coding sequence ATGGCAGAACAATATTCTACGCTACAGAAAGATTTTTACCGGGAAAGTGGAAAATGGCTTTCCACCTTTGAAATCTGGGCAAAATGTGTTAATCCCAATCTTCATTTTATATACATTTTAAGACAAACCCAGAAATATAAAAAGAAATCTCTGGTAGGTCTTTTCTGGCGATTGGTTTTGAGGCGCCACCAGATCAAATATGGCTTCCAAATCTACCCGGAAACTCAAATCGGGGAAGGCTTTTACCTTGGGCATTGGGGAAGCCTGGTCATCAACCCAAATGCTAAAATCGGGAAAAACTGTAATATTGCACAGGGTGTGACAATCGGGCAACAAAACCGTGGGAAAAATGCAGGGTTCCCTGTCATCGGAGATGAAGTCTGGATTGGTACAAACGCCGTGATCGTGGGAGGAATCACCATTGGAAATAATGTTTTGGTGGGCCCGAATTCTTATGTGAACTTTGATGTTCCCGCAGATTCTGTTGTAATAGGAAATCCCGCGAGTATTTTCCCGAATACGACCGCAACAGACGGATATATTAATAATAAGGTGTAA
- a CDS encoding carbonic anhydrase, whose amino-acid sequence MSQSYEIIFENNRKWVESRIANNPKFFEELSKTQNPDYLYIGCSDSRVTAEELMGTNPGEVFVHRNIANVVNTLDMSSTAVIQYAVEHLKVKHIIVCGHYNCGGVKAAMTPQDLGLLNPWLRNIRDVYRLHQAELDAIEDEGKRYDRLVELNVQEQCINVIKMACVQERYILDEFPVVHGWVFDLRTGKIIDLEIDFEKILKDIQKIYNLTSSDWVMSKKKN is encoded by the coding sequence ATGTCACAGTCGTACGAAATTATTTTCGAAAACAACAGAAAATGGGTAGAATCCAGAATAGCAAACAACCCGAAATTCTTTGAAGAGCTTTCAAAAACCCAGAATCCCGATTATTTATATATCGGATGTTCGGATAGCAGAGTCACAGCAGAAGAATTGATGGGGACAAATCCGGGTGAAGTTTTTGTTCACAGGAATATTGCCAATGTGGTAAACACTTTGGACATGAGCTCCACAGCCGTGATTCAGTACGCGGTAGAGCATCTCAAAGTAAAGCACATTATTGTTTGCGGACATTACAATTGTGGCGGCGTAAAAGCGGCGATGACTCCTCAGGATCTGGGGCTATTGAATCCCTGGCTGAGAAACATCCGTGATGTATACAGATTGCATCAGGCTGAATTAGACGCTATCGAAGATGAAGGAAAACGTTATGACAGGCTTGTTGAGCTCAATGTTCAGGAACAGTGTATCAACGTGATAAAAATGGCATGTGTGCAGGAAAGATATATTTTAGACGAATTTCCTGTGGTCCACGGCTGGGTATTTGACCTTAGAACCGGTAAGATCATTGATCTGGAGATTGATTTTGAAAAAATTCTGAAAGACATCCAAAAGATCTACAACCTTACAAGTTCTGACTGGGTTATGAGCAAAAAGAAAAACTAA
- a CDS encoding SulP family inorganic anion transporter, with product MKKTSLIGGIKENFPSGLVVFLVALPLCLGIALASGAPPLSGVIAGIVGGLVVGTLSNSNISVSGPAAGLTAIVLTAITDLGAFELFLCAGMIAGLIQLILGFVRAGSISNYFPNNVIEGMLAAIGIIIILKQIPHALGFDKDYEGHESIFDNGLNFGYFTELFGAIHPGAIIVTLVSVSILIAWDKFPALKRFKMLPGALVAVVAGILLNEIFKMMGSSLAIEPQHLVSLPVPQSFDDFKNLITTPDFNGFTNPKVWIVGGTIAIVASIETLLCIEASDRLDRQRRITDTNLELKAQGIGNLISSFIGGLPMTSVVVRSSANANAGATSKMSTIIHGILLLICVLSIPVILNLIPLATLAAVLILVGYKLAKPATFKHFWQLGKFQFIPFVATVVAVVATDLLKGVGIGLAISVFYILQGNMKRAYYLSREKLDDADEINMKLAEEVSFLNKAAIKKTLKNIKPNSTVTIDARGTSYIATDVLEMIQDFANIRAKEEDINVELLGFKTSYRDYERDEDSHILITHRRAM from the coding sequence ATGAAAAAAACATCATTAATAGGAGGAATTAAGGAAAATTTCCCTTCAGGACTCGTTGTATTTTTAGTGGCACTTCCGCTATGTTTAGGAATTGCTTTGGCTTCGGGCGCACCGCCGTTATCAGGTGTTATTGCAGGTATTGTAGGAGGTTTGGTAGTAGGAACCCTCAGTAACTCAAATATTTCGGTTTCAGGGCCGGCTGCGGGTCTTACAGCCATTGTTTTAACGGCTATTACAGATCTTGGCGCATTTGAGCTTTTCCTTTGTGCAGGAATGATCGCAGGACTTATCCAGTTAATCTTGGGATTCGTCAGGGCAGGAAGTATTTCCAATTATTTCCCAAATAATGTAATCGAAGGAATGCTTGCCGCCATCGGTATTATTATCATTTTAAAACAAATTCCGCATGCTTTGGGATTTGATAAGGACTATGAAGGCCATGAATCTATTTTCGATAATGGTTTAAACTTCGGGTATTTCACGGAATTATTCGGGGCGATTCATCCGGGAGCCATTATTGTTACTTTAGTTTCCGTTTCTATTCTTATTGCGTGGGATAAATTCCCGGCTTTAAAAAGATTTAAAATGCTTCCAGGAGCTTTAGTAGCGGTAGTTGCAGGGATTTTATTAAACGAAATTTTCAAAATGATGGGCAGCTCACTGGCGATAGAACCTCAACATTTGGTTTCTTTACCCGTTCCGCAATCTTTTGATGATTTTAAAAACCTGATTACCACCCCAGATTTTAATGGATTTACCAATCCAAAAGTATGGATTGTAGGAGGAACGATTGCTATTGTAGCTTCTATTGAAACGTTACTTTGTATCGAGGCATCCGACAGGCTGGATCGCCAGAGAAGAATTACAGATACCAATTTAGAATTAAAAGCGCAGGGAATTGGGAATCTTATCAGTTCATTTATTGGTGGTCTTCCGATGACTTCGGTGGTTGTGAGAAGTTCTGCCAATGCCAATGCAGGAGCTACTTCAAAGATGTCAACAATCATTCATGGAATTTTATTGTTGATTTGTGTATTGTCAATTCCTGTTATTCTGAATTTAATTCCGTTGGCGACACTTGCTGCGGTATTAATTTTAGTTGGATATAAATTAGCAAAACCTGCCACTTTCAAGCATTTCTGGCAATTAGGAAAATTCCAGTTTATCCCGTTTGTAGCAACAGTAGTTGCTGTAGTGGCAACAGATTTATTGAAAGGAGTGGGAATTGGGCTTGCGATCTCAGTTTTCTATATTCTTCAGGGAAATATGAAAAGAGCTTATTATCTGAGTAGAGAAAAGCTGGATGATGCAGATGAAATCAACATGAAGCTTGCTGAGGAGGTTTCATTTTTGAACAAAGCAGCCATCAAAAAAACTTTAAAAAATATTAAGCCCAACTCTACCGTGACCATCGATGCTAGAGGAACTTCATACATTGCAACGGACGTATTGGAAATGATCCAGGATTTTGCCAATATCCGTGCAAAAGAAGAGGATATTAATGTAGAGCTTTTAGGCTTTAAAACATCTTACAGGGATTACGAGAGAGATGAAGATTCTCACATCCTGATTACGCACAGAAGGGCTATGTAA
- a CDS encoding carbonic anhydrase: protein MKAHTYETQSTITPEKALEFLKEGNQRFVNNLKANRDLLEQVNATREGQWPFAVVLSCIDSRTSAELIFDQGLGDVFSIRIAGNFVNQDILGSMEFGCNVAGSKLIVVLGHTKCGALKGGLDAAQIEGLGMDNLNHLINHFDTIITEVIEEGEERSSKNTSLLERLNQQNVKNAIEDIRKQSSTLKKLEEEGKIKIVGANYDVETGVVTWL, encoded by the coding sequence ATGAAGGCACATACATACGAAACTCAGTCAACAATTACTCCTGAAAAAGCATTAGAATTTTTGAAGGAAGGAAACCAAAGATTCGTGAACAACCTTAAAGCCAACAGAGACCTTCTGGAGCAGGTAAATGCTACCCGTGAAGGACAATGGCCTTTTGCAGTGGTCCTAAGCTGTATCGACAGCCGTACTTCTGCAGAACTTATCTTTGATCAGGGACTGGGAGATGTTTTCAGTATCAGAATTGCGGGTAATTTTGTAAATCAAGATATTTTGGGTTCTATGGAATTCGGTTGTAATGTGGCGGGTTCCAAGCTGATTGTAGTTTTAGGACACACTAAATGTGGTGCTCTGAAAGGCGGTCTGGACGCGGCGCAAATCGAAGGACTGGGAATGGACAACCTTAATCATCTGATCAATCATTTCGATACTATTATCACAGAAGTGATTGAGGAAGGAGAAGAGCGTTCATCCAAAAATACTTCACTGCTGGAAAGACTGAATCAGCAGAACGTAAAAAATGCAATCGAAGATATCCGTAAGCAGAGTTCAACACTTAAAAAGCTTGAAGAAGAGGGTAAAATTAAGATTGTAGGCGCTAATTATGACGTTGAAACAGGAGTTGTAACCTGGTTGTAG
- the pth gene encoding aminoacyl-tRNA hydrolase — MKYLIVGLGNKGPEYENTRHNIGFKVAEKIAETLEVPFNTTNFGWMADGKYKGRRVLVLKPDTYMNLSGNAVRYWMQKENIPLENVLIVTDDLALPFGTLRMKGKGSDAGHNGLKNINEVLQTQNYARLRFGISSDFSEGRQVDYVLGTWNEEEAEKLPERIEKFTKASLSFVFAGISNTMSAFNGK; from the coding sequence ATGAAATATTTAATAGTGGGTCTCGGAAACAAAGGCCCCGAATATGAAAATACACGTCACAATATAGGTTTCAAGGTAGCTGAAAAAATTGCGGAAACCCTGGAAGTTCCATTTAATACAACAAATTTCGGGTGGATGGCTGATGGGAAATACAAAGGAAGAAGAGTGCTGGTTTTAAAGCCGGATACGTACATGAATCTTTCCGGAAATGCGGTGAGATATTGGATGCAGAAAGAAAATATCCCTTTGGAAAATGTTTTGATCGTTACGGATGATCTTGCTTTACCTTTCGGAACATTGAGAATGAAGGGAAAAGGCTCTGACGCAGGACACAACGGATTAAAAAACATCAATGAAGTGCTTCAGACCCAAAATTATGCACGGCTGCGTTTCGGAATTTCATCGGATTTCTCAGAAGGAAGACAGGTAGATTACGTCCTCGGAACCTGGAATGAAGAAGAAGCAGAGAAACTTCCGGAAAGGATTGAAAAATTTACAAAAGCAAGCCTGTCATTTGTTTTTGCGGGGATTAGCAATACAATGTCTGCTTTTAACGGAAAATAA